One window of the Pirellulales bacterium genome contains the following:
- a CDS encoding DNA gyrase subunit A has product MSVIVARALPDVRDGLKPSQRRILVAMNDLNLTPGASRVKCAKISGDTSGNYHPHGESVIYPTLVRMAQEWNMRHVLIDKQGNFGSIAGLPPAAMRYTEARMSPIAALLLEDLKLDTVDYVPTYDERHLEPTVLPSKFPNLMVNGANGIAVGMATSIPPHNLGEICEALVKLIDEPNVSIDELLEIVPGPDFPTGGVVMGRTGIRRGYHSGRGTITLRARTRIEEYGKGRFRIVVNEIPFQQARDRIEERIAELVNDDRIKGISAIRN; this is encoded by the coding sequence ATGAGCGTGATCGTGGCGCGGGCGTTGCCCGATGTGCGCGACGGGCTCAAGCCGTCGCAGCGGCGAATTCTCGTCGCGATGAACGACCTGAATCTCACGCCGGGCGCCAGCCGCGTCAAGTGCGCCAAAATCTCCGGCGACACGAGCGGCAACTATCATCCGCACGGCGAGAGCGTGATCTATCCCACCCTGGTCCGCATGGCCCAGGAGTGGAACATGCGCCACGTGCTGATCGACAAGCAGGGGAACTTCGGCTCAATCGCCGGGCTGCCGCCGGCCGCGATGCGGTACACCGAAGCCCGCATGTCGCCGATTGCGGCGCTGCTGCTTGAAGACCTCAAGCTCGACACGGTCGATTACGTGCCAACCTACGACGAACGGCATCTCGAGCCGACCGTCCTGCCGTCGAAATTCCCGAATTTGATGGTCAACGGCGCCAATGGCATCGCGGTCGGCATGGCCACCTCGATCCCGCCGCACAACCTTGGCGAAATCTGCGAAGCGCTCGTGAAGCTAATCGATGAGCCGAACGTTTCAATCGACGAGCTGCTTGAGATCGTGCCGGGGCCGGATTTCCCGACCGGCGGAGTCGTGATGGGGCGCACGGGCATCCGCCGCGGTTACCATTCGGGCCGCGGCACGATCACGCTGCGCGCCCGCACCCGCATCGAAGAATACGGCAAGGGCCGGTTCCGGATCGTCGTCAACGAGATTCCGTTCCAGCAAGCCCGCGATCGGATCGAGGAGCGAATCGCCGAATTGGTGAACGACGATCGGATCAAGGGCATCTCGGCGATCCGCAACG
- a CDS encoding penicillin-binding transpeptidase domain-containing protein, with protein MSVPTQRLRWLLAGFVIACAGVFGRLVVLEIGYGDEYRAESTRPIERSRIVPATRGRILARDGTVLAADEPLIALALRYRYLEEPPDPHWLRTTARSRLTPRERRQPERLAAEEARLRGERAEMQRRLAELCGLSSEEWQARCGRIQVHVRELSERVNRPGNSRQADERGRADSAQENASPDDSWLSAAGRTLFKALFQANDEPPAAITVAEELQEHVVFEGLSLEAVAEIEGCPEAYPGVQIIRGSRRVYPGKSSAAHLLGYVRAAPNAAGRGGQAGVERQYDALLRGQDGAALDRLDHHGRLLATKIERDPVAGHDLVLTVDPALERSAEALLDAALSRRVSISDDRGQRTSGGAIVVIEVRNGAILAAASAPRFEPAVFADSDAAGIQRSLADPGHPLFDRTIQMALPPGSVFKTVSAIALLDSSAFDPNRPFVCQGYLNSPESQRCMIYRRYGIGHGPMTLVDALAQSCNVYFFHHAEQLGAGRLVDWGRRFGFGARAGIDLAGEVAGNLPAIEAAAPPSTSRPRRHEDAETLAIGQGSLTATPLQVVRMMAAIANGGQLVTPHVAERISLPVSDSGDSAGDSDLPDLGISAPQPIPGLDSRKLDIVREGLRRVVADSQGTGHATIALEGVSIAGKTGTAETGDGTADHAWFAGYAPADNPQVAFVVVLEHAGDAAASAGPVARRLVECLQTLGYFEQRSALSRL; from the coding sequence GGATCCTGGCCCGCGACGGGACGGTGCTCGCCGCCGACGAGCCGCTCATCGCCTTGGCCCTACGCTATCGCTACCTGGAAGAGCCACCCGATCCGCACTGGCTCCGTACGACCGCTCGATCGCGATTGACCCCGCGCGAGCGCCGGCAGCCCGAGCGCTTGGCCGCGGAGGAAGCCCGCCTTCGCGGCGAGCGGGCCGAAATGCAGCGCCGGCTGGCTGAACTTTGCGGGCTGTCGAGCGAAGAGTGGCAAGCCCGCTGCGGCCGAATTCAGGTGCACGTTCGCGAATTGTCGGAACGAGTGAACCGCCCCGGCAACTCTCGCCAAGCGGACGAGCGCGGACGAGCCGATTCAGCGCAGGAGAACGCCTCGCCAGACGACTCCTGGCTCTCGGCCGCGGGGCGCACGCTGTTCAAGGCCCTTTTTCAAGCCAACGACGAACCGCCGGCAGCCATCACGGTCGCTGAGGAACTTCAGGAACACGTCGTCTTCGAGGGCCTTTCGCTCGAGGCCGTGGCCGAGATCGAAGGGTGCCCGGAAGCGTATCCGGGCGTCCAGATCATTCGCGGCAGCCGGCGAGTTTATCCCGGCAAGTCCTCGGCCGCGCATTTGCTGGGATACGTTCGCGCGGCGCCGAACGCGGCTGGCCGCGGCGGCCAGGCGGGAGTCGAGCGGCAATACGATGCGCTGCTCCGCGGTCAAGACGGCGCAGCGCTCGACCGGCTCGACCATCACGGACGACTGCTCGCTACGAAAATCGAACGCGATCCTGTCGCGGGGCACGATTTGGTGCTCACCGTGGATCCGGCGCTCGAGCGCTCGGCCGAAGCACTTTTGGATGCCGCCCTGTCCAGACGAGTTTCGATCTCAGATGATCGTGGCCAGCGGACATCAGGAGGAGCCATCGTGGTGATCGAGGTCCGCAACGGGGCGATCCTGGCCGCCGCCAGCGCTCCGCGCTTCGAGCCGGCTGTGTTTGCCGACTCGGACGCGGCCGGCATCCAGCGGTCCCTTGCCGATCCGGGACATCCGCTCTTCGACCGTACGATTCAAATGGCCCTTCCGCCCGGTTCCGTTTTCAAGACGGTCTCGGCGATTGCTTTGCTCGACAGCTCGGCATTCGATCCAAACCGGCCGTTTGTTTGCCAGGGCTACTTGAACTCGCCCGAAAGCCAGAGGTGCATGATCTATCGACGTTATGGAATCGGACATGGCCCGATGACGCTCGTCGATGCGCTGGCCCAAAGCTGCAACGTTTATTTCTTTCACCACGCGGAACAGCTCGGGGCCGGGCGGCTGGTGGATTGGGGGCGCCGCTTCGGCTTCGGCGCCCGCGCGGGGATTGATCTCGCGGGAGAAGTGGCCGGAAACCTGCCGGCGATCGAAGCGGCGGCGCCCCCGTCGACGAGCAGGCCGCGCCGTCACGAAGACGCCGAGACTTTGGCGATCGGTCAGGGCTCGTTGACCGCCACTCCGTTGCAAGTCGTGCGGATGATGGCGGCGATTGCCAACGGCGGGCAATTGGTCACGCCGCACGTCGCTGAGCGGATTAGCTTGCCCGTATCGGACTCGGGCGATTCGGCCGGCGATTCCGATCTGCCCGACCTTGGCATTTCCGCGCCGCAACCAATCCCAGGTCTCGATTCGCGGAAGCTCGACATCGTTCGCGAGGGGCTGCGCCGCGTGGTGGCGGATTCGCAAGGCACCGGGCACGCGACGATCGCCCTCGAGGGCGTCTCGATCGCCGGCAAGACCGGCACCGCCGAGACGGGCGACGGCACAGCCGACCATGCATGGTTCGCCGGCTACGCGCCGGCCGACAACCCGCAAGTGGCCTTCGTCGTCGTTTTGGAACACGCCGGCGACGCGGCCGCCAGCGCCGGCCCGGTCGCCAGACGGCTGGTCGAATGTCTCCAAACGCTCGGTTATTTCGAGCAACGTTCCGCCCTTTCGCGTCTCTAA